The following are encoded together in the Bacillus sp. NP157 genome:
- a CDS encoding PAS domain S-box protein — MIERIGLRWRLAGLLLAVLVIVALPYFATRSSSEQALSSRDWVTHTSDIKASIYRLDAILRASEAAAYTLAAGAKADDELVQRALAPKVKAPPILAALRGMVRDNPDQVARLGAMESVVTGRMQLTEDALAKAGAGDRAGAFAVMEDARRMFPFRDRVIEILAEETKLLDSRKEDARGSASDNRVVLGVAALAQLALLGIVVVVSERQIAIRLAAESKAADAVNRSQLIVQAVREPIAMLDADLRTLLVNAAFAELYGYDADDEKANMPLKSIGNGAWDDMALLQRLNDVIARDRELWDYELTQRTVDGIDRFVVINARRIEQPAPERPALLITVSDITARALVEQKVSELNRQLEGKVEQISDVNRELEAFSYSVSHDLRAPLRHISGFAGKLEAQLGENADDRTRHYIDVITSSSRRMAQLIDDLLVFSRLGRGALRLQPVDMQSLVEEARAMAESDARDRRIDWVMAPLPIMVGDENMLRTVWQNLLGNAVKYTGNREVGRIEVGMERAQSGDYEFFVRDNGAGFDMQYASKLFGVFQRLHRASEFPGNGIGLANVRRIIARHGGRTWAEGETDRGATFHFSLPASDMVDARTGDT; from the coding sequence ATGATCGAACGGATCGGATTGCGCTGGCGGCTCGCCGGCCTGCTGCTGGCCGTGCTAGTGATCGTCGCCCTGCCGTACTTCGCCACCCGCTCCAGCTCGGAGCAGGCGCTCAGCTCGCGCGACTGGGTCACCCACACGTCGGACATCAAGGCCAGCATCTACCGGCTGGACGCGATCCTGCGCGCCAGCGAGGCCGCGGCGTACACGCTGGCGGCGGGTGCCAAGGCGGACGACGAACTGGTCCAGCGGGCGCTCGCGCCGAAGGTCAAGGCGCCGCCGATCCTCGCCGCGCTGCGCGGCATGGTCCGCGACAACCCCGACCAGGTCGCCCGGCTGGGCGCCATGGAGTCGGTGGTGACCGGGCGGATGCAGCTCACCGAGGACGCCCTGGCGAAAGCCGGCGCCGGCGACCGGGCGGGTGCGTTCGCGGTGATGGAAGACGCGCGCCGGATGTTCCCGTTCCGCGACCGGGTGATCGAGATCCTCGCCGAGGAAACCAAACTGCTGGATTCGCGCAAGGAAGACGCGCGTGGCAGCGCCTCGGATAACCGCGTGGTGCTGGGCGTCGCCGCGCTGGCCCAGCTGGCCCTGCTCGGCATCGTGGTCGTGGTGTCGGAACGGCAGATCGCGATCCGGCTCGCCGCCGAATCGAAGGCCGCCGATGCGGTGAACCGGTCGCAGCTGATCGTGCAGGCCGTGCGCGAGCCCATCGCGATGCTCGACGCCGACTTGCGCACCTTGCTGGTCAACGCCGCGTTCGCCGAGCTCTACGGCTACGACGCCGACGACGAAAAAGCAAACATGCCGCTGAAGTCGATCGGCAACGGCGCCTGGGACGACATGGCCCTGCTGCAGCGCCTGAACGATGTGATCGCGCGTGACCGTGAACTGTGGGACTACGAGCTGACCCAGCGCACCGTGGACGGCATCGATCGCTTCGTCGTGATCAACGCCCGCCGTATCGAGCAGCCCGCGCCCGAGCGCCCGGCGCTGCTGATCACGGTCAGCGACATCACGGCTCGCGCCCTGGTCGAGCAGAAGGTCAGCGAACTGAATCGCCAGCTCGAAGGCAAGGTCGAACAGATCTCCGACGTGAACCGCGAACTGGAAGCTTTCAGCTACTCGGTCTCGCACGACCTGCGCGCGCCGCTGCGGCACATCTCCGGCTTCGCCGGCAAGCTCGAGGCGCAGCTCGGCGAGAATGCCGACGACCGCACGCGCCACTACATCGACGTGATCACCAGTTCGTCGCGGCGCATGGCGCAGCTGATCGACGACCTGCTGGTGTTCTCGCGCCTCGGCCGCGGCGCCCTGCGCCTGCAGCCGGTCGACATGCAGTCGCTGGTCGAGGAGGCGCGCGCCATGGCCGAGTCCGATGCCCGCGATCGCCGCATCGACTGGGTGATGGCGCCGCTGCCGATCATGGTCGGCGATGAAAACATGCTGCGCACCGTGTGGCAGAACCTGCTGGGCAATGCGGTGAAATACACCGGCAACCGCGAGGTCGGCCGCATCGAAGTCGGCATGGAACGGGCGCAGTCGGGCGATTACGAGTTCTTCGTGCGCGACAACGGTGCCGGCTTCGACATGCAGTACGCCAGCAAGCTGTTCGGCGTGTTCCAGCGGCTCCATCGCGCTTCCGAATTCCCCGGCAACGGCATCGGCCTTGCCAACGTGCGACGCATCATCGCCCGCCACGGCGGCCGTACCTGGGCCGAAGGCGAGACGGACCGCGGCGCCACTTTCCACTTTTCCCTGCCGGCGTCGGACATGGTCGACGCCAGAACCGGTGACACATGA
- a CDS encoding response regulator: protein MNQRDLRTILLVEDSMADAEMAVDALREAKLANPVVHLEDGVDCLDWMERRGRYADREEGDPAVILLDIKMPRMDGLEVLTHLRAQERWKRVPVVILSSSREESDLARSWDLGVNAYVLKPVDVQQFFTAVQTLGHFWAVLNQRPEGD, encoded by the coding sequence ATGAACCAGCGTGACCTGCGAACGATCCTGTTAGTCGAAGATTCCATGGCCGATGCCGAGATGGCCGTCGATGCCCTGCGCGAAGCCAAGCTGGCCAATCCCGTGGTCCATCTCGAAGATGGCGTGGATTGCCTCGACTGGATGGAGCGCCGCGGCCGCTATGCCGATCGCGAGGAAGGCGATCCAGCCGTGATCCTCCTCGACATCAAGATGCCGCGCATGGATGGCCTGGAAGTGCTGACCCACCTGCGTGCGCAGGAACGCTGGAAGCGCGTGCCGGTGGTGATCCTTTCCTCGTCGCGCGAGGAAAGCGACCTGGCCCGTAGCTGGGACCTTGGCGTGAACGCTTACGTGCTCAAGCCGGTCGACGTGCAACAGTTCTTTACCGCGGTGCAGACGCTCGGCCATTTCTGGGCCGTGCTGAACCAGCGGCCGGAAGGCGATTGA
- a CDS encoding response regulator, protein MKKVRILQVEDSELDAELVQSELIDDKLDFDVLLVDDEKSYVAALEEFRPDIVLSDLSMPHFSGERALEILRGRNSPIPFIFISATLGEEAAIAALRSGATDYILKQNTARLASAVRRALREAEDAKARARAEQELIRAQRFESLALLAGGLSHDLRNLLQPLLLAGDTLEDYADDPRLARLGTLVRDCGRRGLEMVSSMLSFARGARRAEQVKLGALTDALKLLMQGSVPRNIRMEVDVFDPDVTFEGNHTELQQALLNLSLNAIQAMPDGGTLRVETDQVTLTEDFFIDGESVLPGSYLRLSVLDTGGGMPDEVLQRLFEPFFTTKESGTGLGLLSCKRIVASHGGVMRVHSEVGEGTQFHLYLPLVVEEEVVIDLPRIELSLQGEAERVLVVVEEAMQLSLLSDTLDTYGYQAGASQSGTAALQWIEAHGVPDLVVMDADMNLFTGVRTLAALLDHGYRGAVLLLARPETPPNLDELPELEHLYIIDKPIQTRALLRKVREALEASQPTPTR, encoded by the coding sequence ATGAAGAAAGTCAGGATCCTGCAGGTCGAGGACAGTGAGCTCGACGCGGAGCTGGTGCAGTCCGAGCTGATCGACGACAAGCTCGACTTCGACGTGTTGCTGGTCGACGACGAGAAGTCGTACGTGGCGGCGCTGGAAGAGTTCCGTCCGGACATCGTGTTGTCCGACCTGAGCATGCCGCACTTCAGTGGCGAGCGCGCGCTGGAAATCCTGCGCGGCCGCAACAGCCCGATCCCCTTCATCTTCATCTCGGCGACGCTCGGCGAAGAGGCGGCGATCGCCGCCCTGCGCAGCGGCGCCACCGATTACATCCTCAAGCAGAACACGGCGCGCCTGGCCTCGGCCGTGCGTCGCGCCCTGCGCGAAGCGGAAGATGCGAAGGCGCGTGCGCGCGCGGAACAGGAACTGATCCGCGCCCAGCGCTTCGAAAGCCTGGCGCTGCTCGCCGGTGGCCTCAGCCACGACCTGCGCAACCTGCTGCAGCCGTTGTTGCTGGCCGGCGATACGCTCGAAGATTATGCGGACGACCCGCGCCTGGCGCGCCTTGGCACGCTGGTGCGCGATTGCGGCCGGCGTGGGCTGGAAATGGTCTCGTCGATGCTTTCGTTCGCGCGCGGTGCGCGCCGTGCGGAACAGGTGAAGCTCGGTGCGCTGACCGATGCGCTAAAACTGCTGATGCAGGGCAGCGTGCCGCGCAATATCCGGATGGAGGTCGACGTCTTCGATCCGGACGTGACCTTCGAGGGTAACCACACCGAACTGCAGCAGGCACTGCTGAACCTGTCGCTCAATGCCATCCAGGCGATGCCGGACGGTGGCACCCTGCGCGTGGAGACCGACCAGGTCACGCTGACCGAAGATTTCTTCATCGACGGCGAAAGCGTGCTGCCGGGCAGCTACCTGCGCCTGTCGGTGCTGGATACCGGCGGCGGCATGCCCGACGAAGTGTTGCAGCGGCTGTTCGAGCCGTTTTTCACCACCAAGGAAAGCGGTACCGGCCTTGGCCTGCTGTCGTGCAAACGCATCGTTGCCAGCCATGGCGGCGTGATGCGCGTGCACAGCGAAGTGGGCGAGGGCACGCAGTTCCACCTATACCTGCCGCTCGTGGTCGAAGAGGAAGTGGTCATCGACCTGCCGCGGATCGAGCTGTCGCTGCAGGGCGAAGCCGAACGCGTGCTCGTGGTGGTCGAGGAGGCGATGCAGCTCTCGCTGCTGTCCGACACGCTGGATACGTACGGCTACCAGGCCGGCGCCAGCCAGAGCGGCACCGCCGCGCTGCAGTGGATCGAAGCGCACGGCGTGCCCGACCTGGTGGTGATGGACGCCGACATGAACCTGTTCACCGGCGTGCGCACCCTCGCCGCGCTGCTCGACCACGGCTACCGCGGCGCGGTGCTCCTCCTCGCCCGCCCGGAAACCCCGCCCAACCTCGACGAACTGCCCGAGCTGGAACACCTCTACATCATCGACAAGCCCATCCAGACCCGCGCCCTCCTGCGCAAGGTCCGCGAAGCCCTCGAAGCCAGCCAACCCACCCCCACCCGCTAG